The following coding sequences lie in one Rutidosis leptorrhynchoides isolate AG116_Rl617_1_P2 chromosome 6, CSIRO_AGI_Rlap_v1, whole genome shotgun sequence genomic window:
- the LOC139853792 gene encoding uncharacterized protein translates to MDVVKWKDFDGNLTEFLVSSVWESIRPRGSNVFNWYSVVWFSTCIPKHAFVLWLLMGEKLKTQDKLRHWEICPGSNLVCPLCELVPDSHNHLFFTCSFSNQVWMLVRNHMDFPIHCDGWRDFTFLLTPFAARNIARIIVIKLLLAATVYCLWKERNARFFKRRKRSCNQVFDVIYHTVRLKIMSITWKNSPQVLRLKSDWKIS, encoded by the coding sequence ATGGATGTGGTCAAATGGAAGGATTTTGATGGAAATTTAACAGAATTCTTGGTTAGTTCTGTATGGGAATCGATACGTCCTCGaggttcaaatgtatttaattggTATTCAGTGGTATGGTTTTCTACTTGCATTCCTAAACATGCTTTTGTGTTATGGCTTCTAATGGGTGAAAAGTTGAAAACGCAAGACAAGTTGCGACATTGGGAGATATGTCCGGGGAGTAATCTAGTCTGTCCATTGTGTGAACTGGTTCCAGACTCGCATAATCACTTATTTTTTACATGTTCGTTTTCAAATCAGGTTTGGATGCTAGTCAGGAACCATATGGATTTTCCGATACATTGTGATGGGTGGCGCGATTTTACTTTTTTGCTAACTCCGTTTGCTGCTCGGAATATTGCTCGAATCATCGTTATTAAACTCCTTCTTGCGGCTACTGTTTATTGCTTATGGAAGGAGCGTAATGCCAGGTTCTTTAAAAGACGGAAGAGATCGTGTAACCAGGTGTTTGATGTTATCTACCATACGGTTCGGTTGAAGATTATGAGCATAACGTGGAAGAATTCGCCTCAAGTCTTACGATTAAAGTCCGATTGGAAAATTTCTTAA